A single genomic interval of Eurosta solidaginis isolate ZX-2024a chromosome 3, ASM4086904v1, whole genome shotgun sequence harbors:
- the LOC137245792 gene encoding dolichyl-diphosphooligosaccharide--protein glycosyltransferase subunit 4 isoform X1 translates to MITDVQLAIFCNVLGVFLFLLVVAYHYITANAVKSTTKTK, encoded by the exons ATGATAACCGACGTGCAATTGGCCATTTTCTGCAACGTTTTGGGTGTTTTTCTATTTCTTTTGGTTGTGGCATATCACTACATTACCGCCAATGCGGTCAA AAGtacaacaaaaaccaaataa
- the Polr3K gene encoding DNA-directed RNA polymerase III subunit RPC10 encodes MLLYCPTCGNILMVEQDTCGHRFSCNTCPYICNIKRKIATRTFPRLKEVDHVMGGAAAWENVDSTDAECPSCSHKRAYFMQMQTRSADEPMTTFYKCCNQICGHNWRD; translated from the exons ATGCTTCTGTACTGTCCGACTTGTGGTAATATATTAATGGTCGAACAGGATACATGTGGTCACCGTTTTTCTTGCAACACATGTCCATATATTTGTAACATCAAACGGAAAATTGCAACACGAACATTTCCACGTTTAAAG GAAGTTGATCATGTTATGGGTGGTGCCGCTGCATGGGAGAACGTAGATTCTACAGATGCTGAGTGCCCTTCATGCTCTCACAAAAGAGCTTATTTCATGCAAATGCAAACGCGTTCGGCTGATGAGCCAATGACTACATTCTACAAGTGTTGCAATCAGATTTGTGGTCATAATTGGAGGGACTAA
- the Tcs1 gene encoding threonylcarbamoyl-AMP synthase, whose amino-acid sequence MISMLKPSFPPGITLLPFNVPNFTTIKKMLNISQDNKINKVEEPKALLFARQCLLDGEIIALPTDTVYGLACDANNEQAIQKLYNIKGRDYHKPVAICVKNLNALRRYGKSDHLEDALLEGLLPGPITIILERSAQLSNRFLNPNTTKIGIRIPDFLFIQNLCSMFDEQPLALTSANRSGEPSSLNIHEFEAIWPKLGGIFDAGQIGMSEERRFASTVVDLSQPGFFKLVREGVALKSTLKTLHDLKNKSTRN is encoded by the coding sequence ATGATTTCCATGCTAAAACCGTCATTTCCACCCGGTATTACTTTGCTTCCATTCAACGTGCCCAATTTTACTACAATTAAAAAAATGCTGAACATCTCAcaagataataaaataaacaaagtagAAGAGCCGAAAGCTTTATTATTTGCCCGCCAGTGTTTATTAGATGGTGAAATTATTGCTTTGCCAACGGACACAGTTTATGGCTTGGCATGCGATGCAAATAATGAGCAAGCCATACAAAAGCTTTATAATATAAAAGGACGTGATTACCATAAGCCAGTAGCCATATGTGTGAAGAACCTAAATGCGTTGCGCCGTTATGGAAAATCCGATCATTTAGAGGATGCTCTGCTAGAGGGGCTGCTTCCTGGCCCCATAACCATCATCCTCGAACGTTCAGCGCAACTAAGTAATCGTTTCTTAAATCCTAATACAACTAAAATCGGCATACGTATTCCTGattttctttttatacaaaaccTTTGCTCTATGTTTGATGAACAACCACTTGCCCTTACAAGTGCTAATCGATCCGGTGAGCCCAGCAGCTTAAATATTCACGAATTCGAGGCAATCTGGCCAAAACTAGGAGGCATTTTCGATGCAGGTCAAATAGGCATGAGTGAAGAACGTCGCTTCGCATCGACGGTAGTGGATTTATCTCAGCCGGGTTTTTTTAAATTAGTAAGGGAAGGCGTAGCTCTAAAATCAACTCTGAAAACATTACACGACTTGAAAAACAAATCTACTCGAAACTAA
- the LOC137245789 gene encoding mitochondrial inner membrane protease subunit 2: protein MAFRKFVKSVLIGIPIGITFLDCVGYVARVDGISMQPALNPDASQTDYVFLSRWAVRTSSVERGDIVSLISPTDPSQKIIKRIVGLQGDVVSTLGYKHEIVRIPEGHCWVEGDHTGHSLDSNTFGPVALGLMTARATYIVWPPERWRRLQTELPRRRRPIQVAKSTSYHSQ, encoded by the exons ATGGCATTTCGGAAATTTGTAAAATCTGTATTGATAGGGATTCCGATTGGTATAACGTTTCTCGATTGTGTGGGCTATGTTGCTCGAGTTGACG GTATTTCCATGCAGCCAGCTCTTAATCCAGATGCCAGCCAAACAGATTATGTATTTCTCTCCCGTTGGGCTGTTCGAACCAGCAGTGTTGAACGAGGCGATATTGTATCTCTTATTTCGCCCACGGACCCTTCACAAAAGATAATAAAACGCATCGTGGGATTACAAGGTGATGTTGTGTCTACGCTGGGTTACAAACACGAAATAGTGCGTATACCGGAGGGTCATTGTTGGGTTGAGGGCGACCACACAGGGCACTCATTAGATAGTAATACTTTTGGTCCTGTGGCACTGGGATTAATGACAGCTCGAGCAACATATATTGTATGGCCGCCAGAACGATGGCGTCGACTGCAAACCGAATTACCTCGGCGGCGTAGACCTATACAAGTAGCCAAATCAACAAGTTATCACAGCCAATAG
- the LOC137245792 gene encoding dolichyl-diphosphooligosaccharide--protein glycosyltransferase subunit 4 isoform X2, with protein MITDVQLAIFCNVLGVFLFLLVVAYHYITANAVNTTKTK; from the exons ATGATAACCGACGTGCAATTGGCCATTTTCTGCAACGTTTTGGGTGTTTTTCTATTTCTTTTGGTTGTGGCATATCACTACATTACCGCCAATGCGGTCAA tacaacaaaaaccaaataa